One region of Gloeocapsopsis sp. IPPAS B-1203 genomic DNA includes:
- a CDS encoding AEC family transporter, whose product MNLIAIYAPLIGLVLLGLILGRYLSKVVATRLGQFLFWVGVPISIVAFLRQADLSGQIWIAPAVAWIAIILGVAFAGAGIYFRQLLKKDAAPWRQPTQGSFILAAMVGNTGYLGYPITLAIAGTQYFGFALFYDLLGTTLGAYGVGVALAARFGGSVHNYRELAQAILINPSLWSFGFGFAFRRVPLQASAAAILQGLAWTMVALSLVLIGMRLSQLHSWHSLPRASVSLAIKMLLVPLILGSSLSLLGINGATRLVLVLQTAMPPAFATLVIAEAYDLDRDLAVTALAVGTIGILFLLPIWIYLFGN is encoded by the coding sequence ATGAACCTTATTGCAATCTACGCGCCACTCATCGGATTAGTTCTATTGGGATTGATACTTGGACGATATTTGTCGAAAGTTGTTGCTACGCGTTTAGGTCAATTTTTGTTTTGGGTAGGCGTACCTATTAGTATTGTGGCATTTTTACGACAAGCAGACTTATCAGGACAAATTTGGATTGCACCCGCGGTCGCCTGGATCGCCATTATACTCGGAGTTGCCTTTGCTGGAGCAGGAATTTATTTTCGACAACTCTTGAAAAAAGATGCTGCGCCTTGGCGACAACCAACTCAAGGTAGCTTTATCTTAGCCGCAATGGTAGGAAACACAGGCTATCTTGGATATCCAATTACGCTAGCGATCGCAGGTACACAGTATTTTGGTTTTGCTTTATTTTACGATCTTCTAGGAACAACACTCGGAGCTTACGGCGTAGGTGTGGCATTAGCAGCACGGTTTGGAGGTAGTGTTCACAATTATCGGGAACTTGCACAAGCAATTTTGATTAATCCTTCGTTGTGGAGTTTCGGCTTTGGCTTTGCTTTTCGCCGAGTACCTTTGCAAGCATCTGCTGCAGCGATTCTTCAAGGATTAGCCTGGACAATGGTAGCGCTATCTTTAGTTTTGATTGGGATGCGGCTGAGCCAGCTGCATTCTTGGCACAGTTTGCCTCGTGCCTCAGTGAGCTTGGCGATTAAAATGCTTTTAGTCCCACTCATTTTGGGTAGCAGCTTATCGCTGTTGGGAATCAATGGCGCTACTCGGCTTGTTTTAGTGTTGCAAACCGCAATGCCACCTGCTTTTGCTACGCTTGTGATTGCTGAAGCTTACGATCTCGATCGCGATTTGGCTGTTACAGCACTTGCCGTTGGTACGATTGGTATTTTATTTTTGCTACCAATATGGATTTATCTATTTGGTAACTGA